One Panicum virgatum strain AP13 chromosome 3N, P.virgatum_v5, whole genome shotgun sequence DNA segment encodes these proteins:
- the LOC120665062 gene encoding CLK4-associating serine/arginine rich protein-like, with protein MAAEAADGPSPPPPRTGEAEAAAAPEKRAPAGRDEEEQGGEGRPEPKRRRARARITALESVPRAAEVAAAAAAAAAAAAAEAASREDEPEPAGGCDGGESFSFHARGFSSAQTTPKFGSFNHPGAAAELVAFHLMKASRRRVDPEEAGDRRTAAGGDEEEAATAEGSDGNSR; from the coding sequence atggcggcggaggcagcggacgggccctcgcccccgccgccgcggaccggggaggcggaggctgcCGCGGCGCCCGAGAAGCGCGCACCGGCGGGCcgcgacgaggaggagcagggcggggaggggcggccggagcccaagcggcggcgggcgcgggcgcgcatCACGGCGCTCGAGAGCGTGCCCCGCGCGGCGGAagtcgcggccgcggcggccgccgctgctgcggcggcggcggcggaggccgcgagcAGGGAGGACGAGCCCGAGCCCGCGGGCGGCTGCGACGGGGGAGAGTCCTTCTCGTTCCACGCGCGGGGCTTCTCCAGCGCGCAGACCACGCCCAAGTTCGGGTCCTTCAAccaccccggcgccgccgcggagctcgtgGCCTTCCACCTGATGAAGGCCTCTCGGCGCCGCGTGGATCCTGAGGAGGCCGGGGATCGCAGGacggctgccggcggcgacgaggaggaggcggcgacggccgagGGCAGCGATGGGAATTCACGCTAG